The proteins below are encoded in one region of Thermus filiformis:
- the mltG gene encoding endolytic transglycosylase MltG has translation MPEGRSWVLRGVYLLFTLFFLLLAYTLWLLGPTGKEALVRLEPGWDATRVAKLLEEKGLVRSGRLFAYYLRFSRRDRLLVPGAYRLRGEGAFRLARAISGGQPPLSVTLTFPEGLRAVDYAHRLKEAGLDGDGFLDRVRNPGPLKPPYVEGESLEGFLFPATYTFGLLDTPEEVVRAMLRRFEAELTPLVREKLRVRGLSVQAWVTLASIVQVEAGKEEEMPLIAGVFLNRLEQGMPLQADPTVAYALGKPLPELSRKAGDFGVDSPYNTYRYPGLPPTPISNPGRAALLSVLDPVLTDEKGRPLLYFFHAQGRLFTSPDFATHLRLLSQHRP, from the coding sequence TTGCCCGAAGGGCGGAGTTGGGTTCTTAGGGGGGTCTATCTCCTCTTCACCCTCTTCTTCCTCCTTCTGGCCTACACCCTTTGGCTTCTGGGCCCCACGGGTAAGGAGGCCCTGGTCCGCCTCGAGCCGGGCTGGGACGCGACCCGGGTGGCCAAGCTTCTGGAGGAGAAGGGCCTGGTCCGCTCGGGGCGGCTTTTCGCCTACTACCTCCGCTTCTCCCGGCGGGACCGCCTCCTGGTTCCCGGGGCGTACCGGCTGAGGGGGGAGGGGGCCTTCCGCCTGGCCCGGGCCATCTCGGGGGGGCAGCCCCCCTTGAGCGTCACCCTCACCTTCCCCGAGGGGCTCCGGGCGGTGGACTACGCCCACAGGCTGAAGGAGGCCGGGCTGGACGGGGACGGCTTTCTGGATAGGGTCCGAAACCCGGGCCCTCTCAAGCCCCCCTACGTGGAGGGGGAGAGCCTCGAGGGGTTCCTCTTTCCCGCCACCTACACCTTCGGCCTCCTGGACACCCCGGAGGAGGTGGTCCGGGCCATGCTCCGGCGGTTTGAGGCCGAGCTCACCCCTCTGGTCCGGGAGAAGCTCCGGGTGCGGGGGCTTTCCGTCCAGGCCTGGGTGACCCTGGCCTCCATCGTCCAGGTGGAGGCGGGGAAGGAGGAGGAGATGCCCCTGATCGCCGGGGTCTTCCTGAACCGCCTGGAGCAGGGCATGCCCCTCCAGGCCGACCCCACGGTGGCCTACGCCCTGGGCAAGCCCCTGCCCGAGCTCTCCCGGAAGGCGGGGGACTTCGGGGTGGACTCCCCCTACAACACCTACCGCTACCCGGGCCTCCCGCCCACCCCCATCTCCAACCCGGGGCGGGCGGCGCTTTTAAGCGTTTTGGACCCGGTCCTGACCGATGAAAAGGGGAGGCCCCTCCTCTACTTCTTCCACGCCCAGGGGCGGCTTTTCACCAGTCCGGACTTTGCGACCCACCTCCGGCTTCTTTCCCAGCACCGCCCCTGA
- a CDS encoding M20 family metallopeptidase yields MDGLKLLQALIQAESPPGAEGPAAQVVLEALKGLGLSPYLDEAGNVEAVFGEGPEVVLTGHLDVVPAGDPSHWTHPPFSGAYREGWVHGRGAVDMKGPLVAMLMAVERLLENPQGRLRFLAVVQEEVGGLGSRYAAERLSPKAFILGEPSRRRLMRGHRGRAEVYLDFEGEEAHAALAGPDNPLYDLGEALEFLKEAAWPAGLKVTPTSVYAFPGAHNQTPGVVRLVLDVRFEPEADLEALLLRLREALPASVYVPEAVRRSGEVERAIPMVWPPYRLPEDHPLLEAALGALGQEEAGLWPFTTDAPYLGAKAPVLGFGPGDPALAHTPKEAILWEEVQKAAEDYVRLVEALWRS; encoded by the coding sequence GTGGACGGTCTAAAGCTCCTCCAGGCCCTGATCCAGGCGGAAAGCCCCCCGGGGGCCGAGGGGCCCGCGGCCCAGGTGGTGCTGGAGGCCCTGAAGGGGTTGGGCCTCTCCCCCTACCTGGACGAGGCGGGCAACGTGGAGGCCGTCTTCGGCGAGGGGCCGGAGGTGGTCCTTACCGGGCATCTGGACGTGGTCCCCGCCGGCGACCCCTCCCACTGGACCCACCCCCCCTTCTCGGGGGCCTACCGGGAGGGTTGGGTCCACGGCCGGGGCGCGGTGGACATGAAGGGGCCGCTGGTGGCCATGCTCATGGCGGTGGAGCGGCTTCTGGAGAACCCCCAGGGCCGGCTCCGCTTCCTGGCGGTGGTCCAGGAGGAGGTGGGGGGGCTGGGGAGCCGCTACGCGGCGGAGCGGCTCAGCCCCAAGGCCTTCATCCTGGGGGAGCCCTCTCGCCGCCGCCTGATGCGGGGGCACCGGGGGCGGGCGGAGGTCTACCTGGACTTTGAGGGGGAGGAGGCCCACGCGGCCCTGGCGGGGCCGGACAACCCCCTGTATGACCTGGGGGAGGCGCTGGAGTTCCTGAAGGAGGCGGCCTGGCCCGCGGGCCTAAAGGTCACCCCCACCTCCGTGTACGCCTTCCCCGGGGCCCACAACCAGACCCCAGGGGTGGTGCGGCTGGTCCTGGACGTGCGGTTTGAGCCCGAGGCCGACCTCGAGGCCCTCCTCTTGCGGCTTAGGGAGGCCCTCCCCGCCAGCGTCTACGTCCCGGAGGCGGTGCGCCGCTCGGGGGAGGTGGAGAGGGCCATCCCCATGGTCTGGCCCCCCTACCGCCTCCCGGAGGACCACCCCCTCCTCGAGGCCGCCCTGGGGGCCTTGGGCCAGGAGGAGGCGGGGCTTTGGCCCTTCACCACCGACGCCCCCTACCTGGGGGCCAAGGCCCCCGTCCTGGGCTTCGGCCCCGGGGACCCGGCCCTGGCCCACACCCCCAAGGAGGCCATCCTCTGGGAGGAGGTCCAAAAGGCGGCCGAGGACTACGTGCGCCTGGTGGAGGCCCTATGGAGAAGCTGA
- a CDS encoding LOG family protein: protein MRLVAVFVSSRARPGEPLYAKARRFGQVIAEEGFGVANGGYQGGMEAVSQGARERGGLVVGVTAPGLFPDRPGGNAHLDLEVRAKSLLDRLEKLFALADAFLALPGGVGTLTELLLAWNHLYLGVGKPLGVDPLWLDYLRPGLEVGEEHLALLRPVPDEKALRAFLRSL, encoded by the coding sequence GTGAGGCTGGTCGCGGTCTTCGTCTCCTCCCGGGCCCGGCCCGGGGAGCCCCTATACGCGAAGGCCCGCCGCTTCGGCCAGGTCATCGCCGAGGAGGGGTTCGGGGTGGCGAACGGGGGCTACCAGGGCGGGATGGAGGCGGTGAGCCAAGGAGCGAGGGAACGGGGCGGCCTGGTGGTGGGGGTGACCGCCCCCGGCCTCTTCCCCGACCGGCCCGGGGGGAACGCCCATCTGGACCTGGAGGTCCGCGCGAAAAGCCTTTTGGACCGGCTGGAGAAGCTCTTCGCCCTGGCGGACGCCTTTTTGGCCCTGCCGGGCGGGGTGGGGACGCTGACGGAGCTCCTTTTGGCCTGGAACCACCTCTACCTGGGGGTGGGGAAGCCCCTGGGGGTGGACCCCCTTTGGCTGGACTACCTCCGGCCGGGGCTGGAGGTCGGAGAGGAGCACCTCGCCCTCCTCCGGCCCGTCCCCGACGAAAAGGCCCTCCGGGCCTTCCTGAGGAGCCTATGA
- a CDS encoding ROK family protein — protein MRVIGLDLGGTKIAAGLFEGDRLLKKEVVPTPKEGGEEVVRALAQAARALGLEGVRAVGLGTPGPLDFREGVVRFTPNIPGVKDLPIRRLLEAELGLPVFLENDANAAALAEHHLGAGRGFGSSVFLTVSTGVGGGVVLGGRVLRGERGQGGELGHMTLLPGGPVCGCGLEGCLEALAAGRALEREASYAYARSVSVPELFALAQEEEKARRILLQAASYVGLALASLVKAFDPGVFVLGGGVALNAPEAYWEALLSTYRRYLQGWEAPPVRKALLGADAGLLGAALTARFGVEDGAR, from the coding sequence ATGAGGGTCATCGGTCTGGACCTAGGCGGGACGAAGATCGCCGCCGGGCTTTTTGAGGGGGACCGGCTCCTCAAGAAGGAGGTCGTTCCCACCCCCAAGGAGGGCGGGGAGGAGGTGGTGCGGGCCCTGGCCCAGGCCGCCCGGGCCCTGGGCCTGGAGGGGGTGAGGGCGGTGGGGCTCGGCACCCCCGGCCCCCTGGACTTCCGGGAGGGGGTGGTCCGCTTCACGCCCAACATCCCCGGGGTCAAGGACCTCCCCATCCGCCGGCTTTTGGAGGCGGAGCTGGGCCTGCCCGTCTTCCTGGAGAACGACGCCAACGCCGCTGCCTTGGCCGAGCACCACCTGGGGGCGGGGCGGGGGTTTGGGAGCTCCGTCTTCCTCACCGTCTCCACCGGCGTGGGGGGCGGGGTGGTCCTGGGAGGGAGGGTCCTGCGGGGGGAGCGGGGCCAGGGGGGGGAGCTCGGCCACATGACCCTCCTCCCCGGGGGGCCGGTCTGCGGGTGCGGCCTCGAGGGCTGCCTGGAGGCCCTGGCCGCGGGCCGCGCCCTGGAGCGGGAGGCCTCGTACGCCTACGCCCGGAGCGTCTCCGTGCCCGAGCTCTTCGCTCTGGCCCAAGAGGAGGAGAAGGCCCGGCGGATCCTCCTCCAGGCCGCCTCCTACGTGGGGTTGGCCCTGGCCTCCCTGGTCAAGGCCTTTGACCCCGGGGTCTTCGTCCTGGGGGGCGGGGTGGCCCTGAACGCCCCGGAGGCCTACTGGGAGGCCCTTCTTTCCACCTACCGCCGCTACCTCCAAGGCTGGGAGGCCCCCCCGGTGAGAAAGGCCCTCCTGGGGGCGGACGCGGGGCTTCTGGGGGCGGCGCTTACCGCGCGCTTCGGGGTGGAGGATGGAGCTCGGTAA
- the rlmB gene encoding 23S rRNA (guanosine(2251)-2'-O)-methyltransferase RlmB, whose translation MRIYGRNPVLEALRQGRVRKVYVARGVEAWFLRALEALGAEYVLVPRIELDQALRTTHHQGVMAEVEEPPYRDLEAAFRLAEERGEPPLLVLLDGVTDPRNYGAILRSALALGAHGVVSEERRSAPLSPLALKASAGAAYKIPVVRVKNLPRTLEALKERGLWIYGADVKGEKPLFALDFRRPLALVFGSEGEGMRRLVREGCDERFRIPIREEAESLNVSVAVAIALYQAGLGRKMEGWTV comes from the coding sequence ATGCGGATATACGGGCGAAACCCGGTGCTGGAGGCCCTGCGCCAGGGCCGGGTCCGGAAGGTCTACGTGGCCCGGGGGGTGGAGGCCTGGTTTTTGCGGGCGCTCGAGGCCCTGGGGGCCGAGTACGTCCTCGTCCCCCGCATAGAGCTGGACCAGGCCCTCCGGACCACCCACCACCAGGGGGTGATGGCCGAGGTGGAGGAGCCCCCCTACCGGGATCTGGAGGCGGCCTTCCGGCTGGCGGAAGAGCGGGGCGAGCCCCCCCTTTTGGTCCTCCTGGACGGGGTGACCGACCCCCGGAACTACGGGGCCATCCTCCGGAGCGCCCTCGCTTTGGGGGCGCACGGGGTGGTCTCGGAGGAGCGGCGCTCCGCCCCCCTCTCCCCCCTGGCCCTTAAGGCCAGCGCGGGGGCGGCCTACAAGATCCCCGTGGTCCGGGTCAAGAACCTCCCCAGGACCCTCGAGGCTTTGAAGGAGCGGGGCCTTTGGATCTATGGGGCGGACGTGAAGGGGGAGAAGCCCCTCTTCGCCCTGGACTTCCGCCGCCCCCTGGCCCTGGTCTTCGGCTCCGAGGGGGAGGGGATGCGGCGGCTGGTGCGGGAGGGGTGCGACGAGCGCTTCCGCATCCCCATCCGGGAGGAGGCGGAGAGCCTGAACGTGAGCGTGGCGGTGGCCATCGCCCTCTACCAGGCGGGGCTTGGCCGTAAGATGGAGGGGTGGACGGTCTAA
- a CDS encoding DUF2905 domain-containing protein encodes MELGKVLVYLGLFLLVLGLVLLYFPRLFAWFGHLPGDIRIEREGVRVYIPLASSLLLSLLLTLLLNLFRR; translated from the coding sequence ATGGAGCTCGGTAAAGTTCTGGTCTACCTGGGCCTCTTCCTCCTGGTCCTGGGGCTTGTCCTCCTCTACTTCCCCAGGCTCTTCGCCTGGTTCGGCCACCTGCCGGGGGACATCCGCATAGAGCGGGAGGGGGTGAGGGTGTACATCCCCCTGGCCTCCTCCTTGCTCCTCTCCCTCCTCCTCACCCTTCTTCTAAACCTGTTCCGAAGGTGA
- the ruvX gene encoding Holliday junction resolvase RuvX — MRLAALDVGRARIGLAVGEEGLPFAFGRGYLVRRGLEEDVRALLGFFAREGVKKAVVGLPLRTDLKESQEAREVLRLVEALRAQGVEVELMDERYTTKLAQRRLSEAPRRVRQEKGKLDEMAAIVLLEDYLARRAELGS, encoded by the coding sequence ATGCGGCTCGCAGCGCTTGACGTGGGGCGGGCCCGCATCGGGCTCGCGGTGGGGGAGGAGGGACTTCCCTTCGCCTTCGGCCGGGGGTATCTGGTGCGGCGGGGCCTGGAGGAGGACGTGCGGGCCCTCCTGGGCTTCTTCGCCCGGGAAGGGGTGAAGAAGGCGGTGGTGGGCCTTCCCCTTAGGACCGACCTGAAGGAGAGCCAGGAGGCGCGGGAGGTCCTGCGGCTGGTGGAGGCCCTGCGGGCGCAGGGGGTGGAGGTGGAGCTCATGGACGAGCGCTACACCACGAAGCTCGCCCAGAGGCGGCTTTCGGAGGCCCCCAGGCGGGTGCGTCAGGAAAAAGGGAAGCTGGACGAGATGGCGGCTATCGTCCTTTTGGAGGACTACCTTGCCCGAAGGGCGGAGTTGGGTTCTTAG
- a CDS encoding universal stress protein, with protein MYKNILMPIDGSPCSEQAVRHGLELAKALSAKVHFLYVLENPAQAIWITPESVPYGLELLEDLKRVGEEAVGKALNLAREMGVEATGEVKEGLPVPTIVEESARHDLLVMGTHGRTGLDKLLLGSVTEGVLHRTKTPTLVVRCR; from the coding sequence ATGTACAAGAACATCCTTATGCCCATAGACGGAAGCCCCTGCAGCGAGCAGGCCGTCCGGCACGGCCTCGAGCTGGCCAAGGCCCTCTCGGCCAAGGTCCACTTCCTCTACGTCCTGGAAAACCCCGCCCAGGCCATCTGGATCACCCCAGAAAGCGTCCCCTACGGCCTGGAGCTTCTGGAGGACCTGAAGCGGGTGGGCGAGGAGGCGGTGGGGAAGGCCCTGAACCTGGCCCGGGAGATGGGGGTGGAGGCCACCGGGGAGGTGAAGGAGGGCCTGCCCGTGCCCACCATCGTGGAGGAGAGCGCCCGCCACGACCTCCTGGTCATGGGCACCCACGGGCGCACCGGACTGGACAAGCTCCTCCTGGGCTCGGTCACGGAGGGGGTCCTGCACCGGACCAAGACCCCCACCCTGGTGGTCCGCTGCCGGTGA